A genomic window from Patescibacteria group bacterium includes:
- a CDS encoding PAS domain-containing protein, translated as MKKFKKLANKLQISAETVWETGWTYIRHVVDTAREPFLILDKDLRVLSANESFYRTFQTMTRDTEKKLVYQLGGGQWNIPALRRLLEDVLPKESFFRDFEVEHDYPVVGKKIMLMNAREVFEPVKKNQKSLKMIVLAMEDVTKQRMLEEKLTAYSKELEERVLERTKTLEERIAVLESGVKKRPGKQ; from the coding sequence GTGAAAAAATTCAAGAAACTGGCCAATAAACTGCAAATTTCAGCCGAAACCGTCTGGGAGACCGGTTGGACCTACATCCGCCACGTCGTCGACACCGCGCGGGAGCCGTTCCTGATCCTGGACAAGGATCTGCGCGTCTTGTCGGCCAATGAATCTTTCTATCGGACCTTTCAGACCATGACGCGGGATACCGAGAAAAAACTCGTCTACCAACTGGGCGGCGGTCAGTGGAATATCCCGGCGCTCAGGAGGCTGCTTGAGGACGTGCTGCCCAAAGAATCGTTCTTCCGCGATTTCGAGGTCGAGCACGATTATCCGGTCGTGGGCAAAAAGATCATGCTCATGAACGCCCGCGAAGTCTTCGAGCCGGTGAAAAAAAACCAGAAATCTTTGAAGATGATCGTTCTGGCCATGGAAGACGTGACGAAGCAGCGTATGCTCGAAGAGAAGCTCACAGCCTACTCGAAAGAGCTCGAGGAGCGCGTGCTCGAAAGGACCAAAACCCTCGAGGAGCGCATCGCCGTGTTGGAGAGCGGAGTCAAGAAACGGCCGGGCAAACAATAG